The Anolis carolinensis isolate JA03-04 chromosome 1, rAnoCar3.1.pri, whole genome shotgun sequence genome window below encodes:
- the xirp2 gene encoding xin actin-binding repeat-containing protein 2 isoform X2 encodes MAKVQAKNNNTSMEVYKEEPPGTRRRIERFDIPLEDLRSRFESPPAGGKKEVEMERSLQSPAFKNQPGSHSIIAVKDPEAKGGKTIFDKMSTENVLNNSAEDSTVAPKSASGLSGGTKPSDKLPLEFQEAVSLKERMALYQAAVSKAEISNSSTNKMLSQSQVKMSSSSTETQVNEVTSRATQQETFQLEKVSHQEQASTEVKKTSNVTESADKIVVNAAMSEESPKISAQSLKQHFEKPAQGKTLLSGRESGTPAKQIKIENECQEMIWPSSAVSSAAEAVSTSRQQEAYMVRKTKHTSAASAAACCTSSKYGSTEEFPPPPSPDLLQAPSEMTGFSQSPEPSPSPSKQPFPKDVYSKQRNLYELKRLYKHIHPELRKNLEKDYFNDISEIVSSSNTETGTSLARDVRQARYIFENSESSPQKCMSPEREYLEWDEILKGEVQSMRWIFENQPLDLIRDESPDPNDVKSIGDQEIIAGGDVKYTTWMFETQPMDSLGAHTSESPENADGVPELACGDVRTATWMFETQPLDSMNKIHHTKEDSDESCFKEITGGDVKTVKYMFETQHLDSLGQLYSVDETKLLQLRSELKEIKGDVKRSIRHFETLPMYVIRNNLGQMLEIKTVQREDLERGDVRTVRWMFETQPLDMINKDSLEIKVVCGISMEESIKGEVGRAKWLFETQPLDTIKQEYEETVVEKEAILGTDVCKKCWLFETQPLDTLKESEDANPLPSEEIIGGDVNTTKHLFETLPMDRLKDSPDVGKLQKMAATEEEKGDVRHQKWIFETKPLEQIREEQKEIIRAVKLEEIDKGDVSSCRHVFETCHLRKQDDSYKIHVEGVTQGAVKLNKAVFETTPLYAIQDRLGKYHKVKTIRQEEIIRGDVRNCRWLFETRPIDQFDESIEKIEIIKGISSQEVQSGDVKTAKWLFETQPLDSIKYFAQMEDEESTEESQATEVVKGDVKTCRWLFETQPMETLYDKETIESDSEEIHKGDVKTCTWLFETRPLDAMGEDSETAIKLHTVEQAEIQGSDVRTACFLFETEKLENIQGEESKEIKRVVEIDIQPGDVSTMKYKFENQSLDSINSSSEEVLKKIKTLQYEDIQKGDVLHCCWLFENQSLDEIAEHEEDKTSVKTVTDIQGGNVRKGCFIFETFSLDQIKEESSEDISAIKTVREDEITKGDVNSYRMLFETQPLYAIQDREGYYHEVTTVKKEEVIHGDVRGTRWLFETKPLGSINKSDNVYLIKSVTQEDIQKGDVSSVRYRFETQPLDTISDEEKIIVPTVDSVQGGDVKANKKLFESEEAQEGMYVRTVSVSEIQHGNVKTSTWLFETHTIDEIRGEESEYKGVKTVTKEEVQEGDVQHSVWLFENQPLDSIKETDESDGKIDKEEIPQADVKTTTWLFETTPFHEFNESNVQKEEIIGKSVKETLKELYSHKVVETHGIILESDEIGDVRMAKYKLMNQEPPEIQKEEIIKGDLANIILNLLSRPSTEEKENKVNEDEKGNVNLTKQQLLNRSTDVHIEKEEIVRGDIQQAIKNLFSKDSSVKHGILIQENERGDINMTVYSLFHKKDGNNIKQDEIIGGDVKRTIHSLLSSAMNNEILERPKIDDSERGNVQFFTTCIEAGALDYLKLLQTGTNETFSTRNQEEEEEEIIGGDVEGTKLLLKKKKSKIQRTVNEADIVPGDVCNTVKIFMTEPQNTSCHVCKEEIIKGDLKAALNSLSQAINQTTVAEKEEIIKADILAILQSLKEAAYNLKETEKPDVIPGDIKQAIESLEKARNTKNEILRQEVVRSDLESTLRSLKAAQQSFKTETIAEIDGRESQTVVGNLLEASAERKILQHEAVTNSNIKQTNESLFKPSQQLINHEVNVSDSLQNNIKSQKKHHAGMKSEKESLLTEDTRAINLNQKQSIKTHEVDKKNVKGLSSSQYKVMEKGDKSISKVRDHNIAKEEAKCHTDQYMSDQSAFCGNVQKKERIEKSEASRMMRKDSSSNAVQSTKQFTGKKYNVFHEHKDDKHFDTNLQERTKEKSTLSTCDHSSSHKEAGELVNMSTCMISKTAGRVWTQEGHHSRKQPQHSNEVCNEKKNNAKASQAEVSMASEQNIKTNQKVRTTQEMHTQITESERKQRCNVIQPSEKSMLRFRGKAKVEGAESDVKVMVKNPLNPNKNPKGPDRSEIDSPPPPPPPPSPPISVTSSDADFPLPPPPPPLTHLITASDSQSFPSPPPPVGQGKMESEHFPPPPFPVEVKGESELAYAPSPLPLPQPSAIPQPSQKKDHFLKHLDKTLQTSIQHHDSLKGSRGSYIKSHLQMESAKDLETSQPRTPRKIQPNIVQIHTQSDAMKTVEEKKESITMRMTANHEKKEESVCTKTEEIRRPTSVTEAIKLKTSPITRTTTFPLVRSPSLPAEATQMKPKLYVRKFKTPLMIAEEKYRQQREEMEQKEAKGVCPLAMRRNSETWSSSAQNESETCHSALNTEEMHQTPPQGPLLSAALEMPTESECQRKAQVGKPHVDEQQLMPKVAAANQSQVVLKISAKEQSTTKAMHSSQNFNKQCESSQKVEDHREHAIHKRQQCQNEEQLHLSKSKIRSPTFKVRTIKLSPLEQSLHEIHMDSMINKNQEGTGIQKQHIKEKQQENVSKTTIKKQNTTKSNSQVNVDEKMCLEKPILKYTRRKEEVKDKESSEVKQRLVQRQEIEKDKIKQERVSSVMEGKQSQVIGFPKEKKVFAQRQQEEVSNKSEKMVKQKIIDMHQDSQTLTSEQGKIHVLETNIQNKKLSQQNSDINHMECTRENTNQHKKALLKTTEPKQEFMQKKPLSFSCPRGSPQSNEKSTVDVLEFLRKREEVQQVLSRVKEFEIEPNKNGIKTFQAFLNVIPEWLIEQEKKESLTYIAQENNVEKMKEELLIVKEQAAKILESCEDAIQTAMISMKPLKSRKGPLQVGGPSQKATKDSIGSSTKDSQKTKEINKDIMAHQEVKQIISARRLSEIGMTSPSLRTRAPSPTYITIESRCIEPTPREILSPVQRESTPVPPSPPPRSVTPTFKTQQQPAACPSPSPPRSRSEQLAKLKDTTVKLSQGATQNRSVTPIPILEKRSEIVKSPATLRRQIKIDTRQTDVLSSKMSSVNESHVTASTVKKVKEAHEESETNKMDISRKRGNIPESLEPHRHNVGSISITQKFEVPKSDSKGLMHKFEASEQMIHIRKEAETPDKLNSEDKIDIVVGMFNDKPKTEVISQKRYVENGIIHGQMKEERHRFGRNGCGQTSQEPEKQKEHFQKSPRRQQREPKQKECDIQEHSLEPTVCFDTKSHNECCSGMDSFENTVVESRAAISTSRSTDGMQSGGFGFKRAPPTYEDVISGHILDISASDSPEELLRNFQKTWQESEQVFKSLGYNISEAAEAEVRSSFHEEAEFISETATSGKGSMPTLSKESLSNGVPGCRQADLS; translated from the exons gttTCTCATCAAGAACAAGCATCCACTGAGGTCAAGAAGACTTCTAATGTTACCGAGAGTGCTGATAAAATAG TGGTCAATGCTGCCATGAGTGAGGAGAGTCCAAAGATTTCTGCACAATCTTTAAAGCAGCACTTTGAAAAACCAGCCCAAGGAAAAACACTTCTTTCTGGCCGAGAGAGTGGAACACCCGCAAAACAGATCAAG ATTGAAAATGAGTGTCAAGAAATGATCTGGCCGTCTTCAGCTGTTTCTTCTGCTGCTGAAGCTGTTTCTACAAGTAGACAACAGGAAGCATATATGGTGAGGAAAACCAAGCATACATCTGCTGCCTCAGCAGCAGCCTGCTGCACCTCTTCTAAGTATGGAAGTACAGAGGAATTTCCTCCTCCACCATCTCCAGACTTACTACAGGCTCCATCTGAAATGACAGGGTTTTCCCAGTCCCCTGAACCCTCTCCCTCTCCATCAAAGCAACCCTTCCCCAAAGATGTTTATTCTAAGCAAAGAAATCTTTATGAATTGAAGCGTTTATACAAGCATATTCACCCAGAACTGAGAAAAAACCTGGAAAAGGATTACTTCAATGACATTTCTGAGATAGTGTCTAGTAGCAACACCGAAACAGGTACCTCGCTGGCAAGAGATGTACGTCAGGCTCGATACATCTTTGAAAATTCAGAAAGCAGCCCTCAAAAGTGCATGAGCCCTGAAAGGGAATATTTGGAATGGGATGAAATTCTCAAAGGGGAGGTCCAATCGATGAGGTGGATCTTTGAGAATCAGCCCCTAGATTTAATCAGAGACGAATCCCCTGATCCAAATGATGTTAAAAGCATTGGAGATCAAGAAATAATTGCAGGTGGAGATGTTAAGTACACTACTTGGATGTTTGAAACACAACCCATGGATTCACTGGGCGCACATACTTCAGAAAGCCCAGAAAATGCGGACGGAGTTCCTGAACTAGCTTGTGGAGATGTCCGCACGGCCACCTGGATGTTTGAAACTCAGCCATTGGACTCAATGAATAAAATTCACCACACAAAAGAAGACTCTGATGAATCTTGTTTTAAGGAAATCACTGGTGGTGATGTGAAAACAGTAAAGTACATGTTTGAGACACAGCATCTGGATAGCCTGGGGCAGCTTTATTCGGTGGATGAAACTAAATTGCTGCAGCTCAGATCTGAACTAAAGGAGATTAAAGGGGATGTGAAGAGAAGTATAAGGCATTTTGAAACCTTACCAATGTATGTTATTAGAAACAATTTAGGCCAAATGCTAGAGATTAAAACTGTCCAGAGGGAAGATCTGGAGAGAGGAGATGTCAGAACCGTACGCTGGATGTTTGAAACACAGCCTCTAGATATGATCAACAAAGATTCCCTAGAAATCAAAGTTGTCTGTGGAATCTCCATGGAGGAAAGTATCAAAGGTGAAGTGGGCAGAGCAAAATGGTTATTTGAAACCCAGCCTCTGGATACTATTAAACAGGAATATGAAGAGACAGTTGTGGAGAAAGAAGCCATTCTAGGCACAGATGTCTGCAAAAAATGTTGGCTTTTCGAGACCCAGCCTCTTGATACCCTAAAAGAAAGTGAGGATGCAAATCCTTTGCCCTCAGAAGAAATAATAGGAGGGGATGTAAATACCACTAAACACCTATTTGAAACTTTGCCAATGGATAGGCTAAAAGACAGCCCAGATGTTGGTAAACTTCAAAAAATGGCAGCCactgaggaagagaaaggggatgTGAGGCACCAGAAATGGATTTTTGAGACTAAGCCACTTGAACAGATTAGAgaggaacaaaaagaaattataaGAGCTGTGAAACTGGAGGAAATTGATAAGGGAGATGTGAGCAGCTGTAGACATGTATTTGAAACATGCCACTTAAGGAAACAGGATGACTCATATAAAATCCATGTTGAAGGAGTAACACAAGGTGCAGTAAAATTAAATAAAGCTGTTTTTGAAACCACTCCATTGTATGCAATTCAGGATAGACTTGGGAAATATCATAAAGTTAAAACAATTCGACAAGAGGAGATCATCAGGGGAGATGTCAGAAACTGCAGGTGGCTATTTGAAACGAGGCCCATTGATCAGTTTGATGAgagtattgaaaagattgagatTATTAAAGGGATATCTTCACAAGAAGTACAGTCAGGTGATGTCAAAACAGCAAAATGGTTGTTTGAAACACAGCCTCTTGATTCCATCAAATATTTTGCTCAGATGGAAGATGAGGAAAGCACAGAAGAGTCCCAGGCAACAGAAGTTGTCAAGGGGGATGTGAAAACATGCAGGTGGCTATTTGAAACACAACCAATGGAAACTCTATATGACAAAGAGACTATAGAGTCTGATAGCGAAGAGATCCATAAAGGAGATGTAAAAACTTGCACCTGGCTTTTTGAAACCCGACCTCTCGATGCCATGGGGGAAGACTCGGAAACAGCCATAAAACTGCATACAGTGGAGCAAGCAGAAATCCAGGGCAGTGATGTCCGTACAGCATGTTTCCTCTTTGAAACAGAAAAGTTAGAAAACATACAAggagaagaaagcaaagaaataaaGCGGGTTGTCGAAATTGATATCCAGCCTGGAGATGTTTCTACCATGAAGTATAAATTTGAGAACCAATCATTAGACTCCATAAATTCCAGTTCAGAGGAAGTTTTGAAGAAAATTAAAACCCTACAATATGAAGATATACAGAAAGGGGATGTTTTGCATTGCTGTTGGCTTTTTGAGAACCAGTCTCTGGATGAAATAGCAGAACATGAAGAAGACAAGACCTCAGTAAAAACTGTGACTGACATACAAGGTGGAAACGTGAGAAAGGGGTGCTTTATCTTTGAAACCTTTTCTCTGGATCAGATTAAAGAGGAGTCTTCTGAAGATATAAGTGCCATAAAAACAGTTAGAGAAGATGAAATAACAAAAGGAGATGTGAACAGCTACAGAATGCTCTTTGAGACCCAGCCGCTTTATGCAATTCAGGACAGAGAAGGGTATTATCATGAGGTGACAACGGTTAAAAAGGAAGAAGTCATTCATGGAGATGTACGTGGGACTCGTTGGTTGTTTGAAACGAAGCCCCTGGGATCAATAAACAAATCAGACAATGTCTATCTTATAAAATCAGTCACCCAGGAAGATATTCAAAAAGGAGATGTCAGTTCAGTCAGATACCGATTTGAAACACAGCCATTGGATACAATCTCAGATGAGGAAAAAATCATTGTTCCCACTGTGGATAGTGTTCAGGGTGGTGATGTGAAAGCAAACAAGAAATTATTTGAGTCTGAAGAAGCCCAAGAAGGCATGTATGTAAGAACAGTGAGTGTCAGTGAAATACAGCATGGCAATGTGAAGACATCGACTTGGCTATTTGAAACACACACCATAGATGAGATCAGAGGAGAAGAATCAGAGTATAAAGGTGTCAAGACAGTAACTAAGGAGGAGGTGCAAGAAGGTGATGTTCAGCATTCAGTGTGGCTTTTTGAAAACCAGCCACTGGACTCCAttaaggaaactgatgaaagcGATGGAAAAATCGATAAAGAGGAAATTCCACAGGCAGATGTTAAGACCACAACATGGCTCTTTGAGACAACTCCTTTCCATGAATTCAATGAAAGTAATgttcaaaaggaagaaataattgGGAAAAGTGTGAAGGAAACTTTAAAGGAACTTTATTCTCACAAAGTCGTAGAAACACATGGCATTATCTTGGAGTCAGATGAAATTGGAGATGTCAGAATGGCAAAATATAAGCTGATGAATCAGGAGCCTCCTGAAATACAAAAAGAAGAGATTATTAAAGGAGACTTAGCTAACATCATATTGAACCTACTTTCCAGACCCAgtactgaagaaaaagaaaataaagtaaatGAAGATGAAAAGGGCAATGTGAATTTGACCAAACAACAGTTGCTGAATAGATCAACAGATGTTCACATTGAAAAAGAAGAGATAGTTAGAGGTGATATACAACAAGCCATTAAAAACCTGTTTAGTAAGGATAGTTCTGTAAAACATGGAATTTTAATTCAGGAAAATGAGAGGGGTGATATTAACATGACAGTCTATTCTCTTTTTCACAAAAAGGATGGTAATAACATTAAGCAAGATGAAATTATTGGTGGTGATGTGAAGCGTACAATTCACAGCCTTCTCTCTTCTGCCATGAATAATGAAATATTAGAAAGACCTAAAATAGATGATTCTGAAAGGGGCAATGTTCAGTTTTTTACAACATGCATAGAAGCTGGAGCTCTGGATTATCTGAAACTCCTCCAGACAGGGACAAATGAAACATTTTCAACAAGGAatcaagaagaggaggaggaggaaataatTGGTGGTGATGTTGAAGGGACAAAGCtgttactaaagaaaaagaagtcTAAAATTCAACGGACAGTTAATGAAGCTGACATTGTCCCTGGAGATGTGTGTAACACAGTTAAAATCTTTATGACTGAGCCACAGAATACATCTTGTCATGTATGCAAAGAAGAAATTATaaaaggtgatttgaaggcagctTTAAATTCCCTCAGCCAGGCCATAAATCAAACAACTGTTGCAGAGAAGGAAGAAATTATAAAAGCTGACATCCTTGCAATTCTGCAGTCTCTTAAAGAAGCAGCTTATAAtctgaaagaaacagaaaaacctGATGTCATCCCAGGCGATATTAAGCAGGCTATTGAATCTCTGGAGAAAGCAAGAAACACAAAAAATGAAATCTTGAGACAAGAGGTTGTTCGAAGTGACCTTGAATCCACCCTGAGGTCTTTGAAAGCAGCTCAGCAGTCTTTCAAGACAGAAACTATAGCAGAAATAGATGGCAGAGAGAGTCAGACAGTGGTGGGGAACTTGCTGGAAGCTTCAGCAGAAAGGAAAATACTACAGCACGAAGCAGTCACCAACAGTAATATCAAACAAACCAATGAGAGTCTGTTTAAGCCATCTCAACAGTTGATCAATCACGAGGTTAATGTAAGTGACagtttacaaaataatataaaatctcAAAAGAAACATCATGCAGGGATGAAGTCTGAAAAGGAGAGCCTCCTCACTGAAGATACCAGAGCAATCAATCTGAATCAGAAACAGAGCATCAAGACACATGAGGTAGATAAGAAAAATGTGAAGGGCTTATCTAGTTCCCAATACAAGGTCATGGAAAAAGGAGATAAGTCTATAAGTAAAGTCAGAGACCATAACATTGCAAAAGAAGAAGCAAAGTGTCACACAGATCAATATATGAGTGATCAATCTGCTTTTTGTGGCAAtgttcaaaagaaagaaagaatagaaaaatCAGAGGCAAGCAGAATGATGAGGAAAGACAGTTCATCCAATGCTGTTCAGTCCACAAAACAATTTACTGGAAAGAAATATAATGTATTTCATGAACATAAAGATGACAAACATTTTGACACCAACCTTCAGGAGAGGACAAAGGAAAAATCAACACTGTCAACATGTGATCACAGCTCTAGTCACAAAGAAGCAGGAGAACTGGTCAACATGTCAACCTGCATGATTTCCAAAACAGCTGGCCGTGTTTGGACACAAGAAGGGCACCACAGTAGAAAACAACCTCAGCATTCAAACGAGGTTTGTAACGAGAAGAAAAATAATGCTAAGGCAAGCCAAGCAGAGGTTTCCATGGCAtcagaacaaaatataaaaaccaaTCAAAAGGTCAGAACCACACAGGAAATGCACACTCAAATTACAGAATCTGAAAGGAAGCAAAGATGTAATGTTATCCAACCAAGTGAGAAATCCATGCTGAGGTTTAGGGGAAAGGCTAAAGTGGAGGGTGCAGAGTCAGATGTCAAGGTTATGGTGAAAAATCCACTAAATCCAAACAAAAATCCTAAGGGCCCAGACAGGTCAGAAATTGATTCTccacccccacctcctcctcctccttcacctccAATTTCAGTCACATCCTCTGATGCTGACTTTCCTCTGccgccaccacctcctcctctaaCTCATTTGATTACAGCTTCTGACAGCCAAAGTTTtccttcaccaccaccaccagtagGACAGGGCAAAATGGAGAGTGAACATTTTCCTCCCCCACCATTCCCAGTAGAAGTCAAGGGTGAAAGTGAGCTAGCATATGCTCCATCTCCATTGCCTCTTCCTCAACCCTCAGCTATTCCTCAGCCCAGTCAAAAGAAAGATCATTTCCTCAAACATCTAGACAAAACACTGCAAACATCCATTCAACACCATGACAGCCTTAAAGGCAGCAGAGGCTCATACATCAAGTCACATCTTCAGATGGAATCTGCAAAAGATTTAGAAACAAGCCAGCCTAGAACACCTAGAAAAATCCAACCAAATATTGTTCAGATACACACACAAAGTGACGCTATGAAAACagtggaagaaaagaaagaaagcataaCAATGAGGATGACTGCTAACcatgaaaagaaagaggaaagtgtCTGCACAAAAACTGAAGAGATTAGAAGGCCCACATCAGTCACAGAAGCAATCAAGCTGAAGACATCACCAATAACAAGAACAACTACGTTTCCTCTTGTTAGGTCTCCTTCTCTTCCAGCAGAAGCAACACAAATGAAACCAAAGCTTTATGTAAGAAAATTTAAAACTCCCTTAATGATTGCAGAAGAGAAATACAGGCAGCAAAGGGAAGAGATGGAGCAAAAAGAAGCCAAAGGTGTTTGTCCACTGGCTATGAGACGAAACAGTGAAACTTGGAGTAGTTCTGCTCAGAACGAGTCAGAAACATGTCATTCAGCTCTAAATACAGAAGAAATGCATCAAACCCCTCCGCAAGGGCCATTGCTCTCTGCAGCTCTAGAGATGCCCACAGAGTCTGAATGTCAAAGGAAGGCCCAAGTGGGAAAACCACACGTTGATGAACAACAGCTTATGCCAAAAGTAGCAGCAGCCAATCAGTCTCAAGTCGTTTTGAAAATCTCAGCAAAGGAACAGAGTACAACAAAAGCCATGCACAGTTCACAAAACTTTAATAAACAGTGTGAATCTTCTCAAAAGGTAGAGGACCATAGAGAACATGCTATCCACAAGAGACAGCAATGCCAAAACGAGGAGCAATTGCATCTGTCAAAAAGCAAAATAAGGTcccctactttcaaagtcagAACCATCAAGCTTTCTCCTTTAGAGCAAAGCTTACATGAAATCCACATGGATTCCATGATAAACAAAAACCAAGAAGGAACTGGTATCCAGAAGCAACATATTAAAGAAAAACAGCAAGAAAATGTAAGCAAAACTACTATTAAAAAACAGAACACTACAAAGTCAAATAGCCAAGTGAATGTTGATGAGAAAATGTGCCTAGAAAAGCCAATTTTAAAGTatacaagaagaaaggaagaagtaaAGGACAAAGAATCCAGTGAAGTGAAACAGAGGTTAGTTCAAAGGCAGGAAATTGAGAAAGACAAAATTAAACAAGAAAGAGTCTCTTCAGTTATGGAAGGAAAGCAGAGCCAAGTAATTGGTTTccctaaagaaaaaaaagtattcGCTCAAAGGCAACAAGAAGAGGTTAGCAATAAATCAGAAAAAATGGTCAAGCAAAAGATAATTGATATGCACCAAGACTCACAGACTTTGACTTCCGAACAAGGGAAAATTCATGTTTTGGAGACaaacattcaaaataaaaaaCTGTCCCAACAAAACAGTGATATAAATCACATGGAATGTACTAGGGAAAATACCAACCAACACAAAAAAGCCCTTCTTAAGACAACAGAGCCAAAACAAGAGTTTATGCAGAAAAAACCTTTATCATTTAGTTGCCCAAGAGGATCACCACAAAGCAATGAGAAAAGCACAGTAGATGTATTAGAGTTCCTGAGGAAACGTGAGGAAGTACAACAAGTATTATCCAGAGTAAAAGAGTTTGAAATTGAGCCAAATAAAAATGGAATCAAAACATTTCAGGCATTCTTAAATGTTATTCCAGAATGGCTAATAGaacaagaaaagaaggaaagcttAACCTACATTGCACAAGAGAATAATGTGGAAAAGATGAAAGAAGAATTACTGATTGTTAAGGAGCAAGCTGCCAAAATACTTGAATCATGTGAAGATGCCATCCAGACAGCCATGATTTCCATGAAACCTCTGAAATCTAGAAAGGGCCCTCTTCAAGTTGGGGGACCATCACAAAAAGCAACTAAAGATAGCATAGGATCTAGCACAAAAGACTCACAGAAAACTAAGGAGATTAACAAAGACATAATGGCCCATCAAGAAGTAAAGCAAATAATCAGTGCCCGCAGATTGTCAGAAATCGGAATGACTTCACCATCCCTAAGAACACGAGCACCATCACCTACTTACATTACCATTGAATCTAGATGTATTGAACCCACCCCCAGGGAGATCTTATCTCCTGTCCAAAGGGAAAGCACTCCAGTTCCACCATCACCTCCTCCCCGAAGTGTGACACCAACATTTAAGACACAACAACAGCCAGCCGCTTGCCCCTCACCCTCCCCTCCAAGAAGCCGCTCGGAACAACTTGCCAAACTGAAAGACACAACTGTAAAACTGTCTCAAGGAGCAACACAAAATAGATCAGTAACCCCAATTCCTATATTGGAGAAAAGGTCAGAGATTGTTAAATCCCCTGCAACACTCCGGCGGCAAATCAAGATTGACACGCGCCAAACTGATGTTTTGTCTTCAAAAATGTCCTCTGTGAATGAATCACATGTAACTGCCAGCACAGTGAAGAAAGTTAAAGAAGCCCATGAAGAgtctgaaacaaacaaaatggacATCTCCCGAAAGAGAGGAAACATTCCAGAAAGCTTGGAGCCACACAGACATAATGTTGGCTCTATTTCCATCACTCAAAAGTTTGAAGTCCCTAAGTCTGATTCTAAAGGGCTCATGCATAAGTTTGAAGCATCTGAGCAGATGATTCACATAAGAAAGGAAGCAGAAACGCCTGATAAACTGAACAGTGAGGATAAAATAGATATAGTGGTAGGAATGTTTAATGATAAACCCAAAACTGAGGTGATATCCCAGAAAAGGTATGTTGAAAATGGTATAATCCATGGCCAAATGAAGGAAGAAAGGCACAGATTTGGCAGGAATGGATGTGGCCAAACTTCTCAAGAACCTGAAAAGCAAAAAGAACATTTCCAGAAGTCTCCAAGAAGGCAACAAAGAGAACCCAAGCAAAAGGAATGTGACATCCAAGAGCATTCATTGGAACCCACAGTATGTTTTGACACAAAGTCACACAATGAGTGTTGCTCCGGCATGGATTCATTTGAGAACACAGTGGTTGAATCAAGAGCTGCCATTTCTACTTCACGAAGCACAGATGGGATGCAGTCAGGAGGGTTTGGCTTCAAGCGTGCACCTCCCACATATGAAGATGTAATCTCAGGGCACATCTTGGATATTTCTGCTTCTGATTCCCCAGAAGAGCTCCTAAGGAATTTTCAGAAGACTTGGCAAGAGAGTGAACAAGTCTTTAAAAGCCTGGGCTACAACATCTCAGAAGCTGCTGAAGCAGAAGTACGGAGCAGCTTCCATGAGGAAGCAGAGTTTATTAGTG AAACTGCAACTTCAGGGAAAGGAAGCATGCCTACTTTGTCAAAAGAGAGTTTATCCAATGGAGTGCCTGGTTGCCGACAAGCAGACCTTTCATAA